The region TGCTTTTTTCGCAAATCTGGTATTAATCATAGTACAATTAGAATCAAGCAAGTGctacatataattattataggcTCTACATTATCTACAATAAACTACCAATTTGATGTTTTATATTCGAAAGATCTTTCTGAAGATCTATAAAGAAATGTTGCTTTAGTTTGGAGCCACCAAAAAGgcttaaatatgtatatatatgtaggaCTTATAATCACAATATATATGAAGAAATGTAAGACTTAAAATTATTGTGTTGTACATGAACaaattatttagtaaaattggTATCGAGTAGAACTTCTCTTTTTGAGTTTTGAGCAAATTTGGCAAAACTAAAGTTTCTCAGAGGCATGGAGCATATACTACCTATTTAAATAGATGACAATATAATCAGTTGGTAACATATGttgagaagaaagagaagagcaACTAGTCGTTGTCACAGCTAGTTGCAGTAGTCACAATTGCTATACGACTAGTTATTTGTTGCAAATTGTAACGCGTAGCTTGTAGTCTCAGTTAGTTTTGTGATGAGAGCTATTAGTTAGAATCAATGTATAAAACATAGTTCTTACGCTTGTAATTCAGGTAgaagaatcaataaaattattcgaCTTTTTCTCCAAAGTTGATTGTTCCTACTCAATGATCAATCCAAGAATCTGTATGAGAGATTTTTCTGGCATTCCTAGTGAGCACTCAAAATGGGCAACATAGGGAACTTGTCtccttataattttaattcctaTTGGTATGTGATTGGCTCCCACTACAAAATTCTTAACATGTAAACTAGATTGCAAATGAAAACATATTAAAGGACTAAGGCCAACATATTTTCTTAGTTAGCAAGGACAAATAATTAATCACCACTTGAAATTAATCCTTAGGACATGTAGAATATCGATTTGTGTATTATATACCAATGGCAGAATACTGGCTtgtgaaatatattttagataatcAATGGAGAACTGTCGCTTTATTTTGTGGCCAAAAGAAAAGGCTATTATATGTTGGATTTATTGAAGAACACAATCATACAATTATCAATGGAATTGATCTCAACACCATTCCATACATTCGCAAACAATTCTAGATTATATGGTTATAGAATtctataatataagttttaggGATTCACACAAACCTAATTAAACTATTGTTGATGTAGAAATCACCTTTGAAGTTGATCGATTGTTGATATAGAGAATAGGTCTTTCTTTcccattttcataaaatttctaacattaTATTCATTGGACATTGTAATAAGACTGCTATCAGACTAGATTAAAAAACTCCATGCAAGGGGAAAAGGTTATGCTAGAAAGGCCTATTGACAAGTGACAACAATCATCTAAATTCATGGCCGCAATAGAATTGAGTTGGTGTTTAATCCAATATCATCCGATCGTTGACAAAAGACAATCCATGTGTATTGAAGGTTCCCTCAGGGAGATACTTAATCTATATTTTAGCCTCAAAGGgataatgtataataaaatgatctaattgtatgaataactatttcattgacaaattaaaaagttaatcaTTAACATTCTATTAGTTAGATGACTATGTTGTCTTGCTAAAGGTCAATCTTGGTATGTGTTTTGATGGCTATCAAATTGAAGCTCAATACGAATCCATCTATTATTGACCTAACAAATAGTCTACAAGTCACacataaaaaaagttaaccaAACTCTAAaggtaaaggattattctagcTAAATCTAGTCTGGAGTCCAAATGGAGGATTTTGAGTCTTCAGAGGTCTCTGGGCTCAAAGTGCAATTTATTGCACATGAGGACCAAAGTTATGATCCTGAGTTGTATGTGTTGGAAATTACGGAAGTTGGGGTTTATGTAATTGGATAAGGATAAACCCGAATGGATTGCTTTTGACCTATGTGTGATCGTGTGTAGATCATGCATGGGCATGCATGGTCTTTGGATAAGGATAATTCATTGTCCTTATCTACACCAAAATCAAGATATATCACAAACTGTATGAGAAATGACTAAGGCAATGTATGGTCATACATACAGACactaatttcataatttcagaatttttcaccatatacacacacatacgcCCATACACAAACACCTCTTGCCTGTGCATCACATTCTAGCAAACTTTGGTGCACATTCTCAACCTCCTTCCACTCATGCTCCATGTTAATAACGAGGTGTAGTCATATCCTTAGATCGAGAAAACTCTCTGACACATTCCAACAACTATGAAAGATGAAGAGCCTCCAAATGCAAGTATAATTTCTTGAAACGCCTTATGATTGATTGAACAATGTTATGCACATtcacttttgagtacacaaatatatgcacacatgatatgtcattatgtgattttgtGTTACTTTattccaaattcaaaattatttaatcatttgatgacaTATACAAGTGTAAACCTATTAGTGTATTCAAAGTGggtattcataattttttgatGGTTGATTATGCCATGTTTGTGAATCAATGAGTAGGAATGAGATCCTAGGAAGTTTTACggatttgctttattttttgaaattttaaattattattccaCTGCTTAGATGGCGTAAAACCTAACAAAGAAAacgttaattaaattttctaatctattagTTTAGTATTAATTAAACTAACTAGCTGGGAAGAAAGATCATAGtcataaatttttatgttgAAACATAGGCATTGACATAGTTGATCATATGTGAGAATGGATATGACGTTCTCTTAGGTCCATGTAGGGGTGGATTTAAGTGGGGTCGAGGAAGATCAGTAACCccccttaactttaaaaattttcactcTGGTATATGTTAAAATATCAGTGAGCTACTTTaactttagaaaaaaattttaattttgtatatgtaTAATGTTAATATAACCCCTAAAATTTCACATTAACCTCTTTAAATTTCATTCTTATTTCTTTGactctcatatttttattcaacCGTAACTtgtctaaattttatttttggatccGCGGTTGGGTCCATGGTCAAAAGTCATTTGGAGAATAGTTTTTAATAAAGCAATATCAGATGAGTTTCAAGCAACTGAGCTCAGGTATTCTTGTAAGTTGGATATGCTTTAACTTGAGTGGAATCTGACTCATAAATTAGTGAGTACTAACGTTGGAAAAACATCctgaattttgtaaaaatacAGTTTCCAAGTCATTTCAgattgggatttttttttttttaataaattaatgttaatcTATCTGGGCAGCTGGGGGGTTCAAGATACTGAGTTTGATACATAGAAAGCAACTGCCACTTTCTGCTGCAGCTAGATATGTACCAGCAAGCAGATCCATATAGTTGATAACTAAATTTCTATATATACAATGACTAATCCCCTTGACTCTTCAGCAAATCAACCTCCAAGAACTCCCGAGCTCCATCCCTCCCGACTCTCTCAAAATGTCACCAACTTTCCAGGATTTTCCCGGAAACTCTCCCTCAAGAAAATTGATTCTGTTCGACCAGATTAACCAACAACAGCCGCCACCAACGGCCGCTGCTCCCCCTTCGAATTATCCTGGAACCAACAGAAGCTTTGACCCCAGTGTGGTGATGGTCATGTCAGTCCTCCTGTGTGCCTTAATTTGCGCTCTTGGATTGAATTTTCTCATCAGGTGTATAATAAAACGCTCAGGATTTGCTGCCTTTGGCAATTTCGATTCCACAGCCACTTCCTCAGCCAAAATTCCCAACACAGGAATCAAAAAGAAGGCCCTGAAAACTTTTCCTGTGGTGAAGTACTCAGCGGAGGTGAATCTTCCAGGATTGGACTCAGAATGTGTTATATGCCTGTCGGAATTTGTTCCTGGAGAGCGTGTGCTCCTCCTGCCGAAATGCAACCATGGATTCCACATCCGCTGCATCGATAAGTGGCTAACGTCTCATTCTTCTTGCCCCAAATGCAGGCACTGCCTGATTGAGACTTGCCAGAAGATATTGGGGTGTAGCCAGTCGGGAGGCCCGTCAGGATCCACGGTTGCGCATACGCCAT is a window of Mangifera indica cultivar Alphonso unplaced genomic scaffold, CATAS_Mindica_2.1 Un_0050, whole genome shotgun sequence DNA encoding:
- the LOC123206821 gene encoding RING-H2 finger protein ATL78-like; this translates as MSPTFQDFPGNSPSRKLILFDQINQQQPPPTAAAPPSNYPGTNRSFDPSVVMVMSVLLCALICALGLNFLIRCIIKRSGFAAFGNFDSTATSSAKIPNTGIKKKALKTFPVVKYSAEVNLPGLDSECVICLSEFVPGERVLLLPKCNHGFHIRCIDKWLTSHSSCPKCRHCLIETCQKILGCSQSGGPSGSTVAHTPSVQETVVSIRPLEPEGVLC